The Streptomyces nigra genome includes the window TCGTCGAGTTCTCCAGGGTCAACCTATTCCGTGGGCCCCGGAAGTCTCGCGAGGGGGATCGGAAGAGGGGAGGTCAACCGCCGGTAACGCCCTGGGAACTCGGCCTTTACCTGATCCGAACACCGATTGGCGTCCCTTTTTGACAAGTTCGCTCGCATTGGGGATCCGACGTCACTGCGGAACCGTAAAACAACCCTCTTATCGGTCTCCCCAACCAGCACATCGTGGGCTTACCTTATGTGCCATGACCTCCCCCCGCTCCACGTATGGCGGCGGCTACTACTCCGCTGCCTTCCCGGACACCCCGATCTACGACTCGCTCGTGGCCGAGCGGGGCACCCCGCAGATCGCCCCGATCCGGGTCCCCGCCGCGTACGACAGCCCGGGCAGCCATCTGCCGGCCCTGCCGTCCGCGCTGCCCGCCCTCCCGGCGGCGCCGTCCCAGCCCTCCTACGGTTATCCGCAGGCACCGCAGCCCGCACCGCTGCAGCAGGCGCCCGCGGCCTACATCCCGCAGCAGGCCGCCCCGCGCGGGTACCCCGGTCCGCAGGCTCCGCAGCAGCCGCGCCCGGTGGCCCCGGGCGGCATGGGCTACGAGGCGATGCGCCCCGCGGCTCCCCGGCCCGCCCCGCAGCAGTACCAGGACCCGTACAACAACCAGCAGCAGTACCGCGGCTACTGATCCGTCCCAGGGGTTGCCGGTGCCGCCTGGCACGATGACCCCATGGGACACCCGCAGCTGCAGTCGATCCACGTCCACCCGGTCAAGGCGTTCCGGAGCATCGAACTCCGGGAAGCCGTCGTGGAGCCCTGGGGGCTGGCCGGAGACCGGCGCTGGGCGCTGATCGACGCGGGGGCGAAGGTCGTGACACAGCGCAGACACCCGCGCCTGACGCGCGCCGCCGCCGAGCTTCTGCCCGGCGGCGGCGTCCGTCTGTCCGCGCCCGGCATGGAGCCCTTGACGGTGGCCGTGCCGCGCGCCTCGGACACCGTGCCGACGGACGTGTTCGGGGACAAGGTGGAGACGGTCCCCGCCGACGGCGACGCCGCGCACACCTGGTGCAGCACCTACCTCGGCGCTCCGATGCGCCTCGTCCACCTGGACTCCCCCGCGACCCGCCGACCCGTCGACCCGGAGTACGCGCAGCCCGGCGAGACCGTGAGCCTCGCCGACGGCTATCCGCTGCTGCTCACCACCACGGCCTCGCTCGACGCCCTCAACTCCCTGGTCGCGCGCGGCGAGCACGCCGCCGAGGGCCCGCTGCCCATGAACCGCTTCCGGCCGAACGTCGTCGTCTCCGGCACGGACGCCTGGGCCGAGGACGACTGGAGCCGCGTCGCCATCGGGGACGTCACCTTCCGGGTCGCCAAGGTGTGCGGACGCTGCACGGTCACCACCACCGACCAGCGCACCGGCGAGCGTGGCAAGGAGCCCCTGCACACCCTCGCCCGGCACCGGCGTATGCGGGGCAAGCTGGTGTTCGGCCAGAATCTGGTCCCCCTCGGCCCGGGCACGATCCGGACCGGCGACCCGGTCCGGGTCCTCGGCTGAGAAGATCTGTGCGAGTGCGCCGGTTCGCGGGAACCGCGGCCGGGGCGCCGCGCGTTGGGCATGCTGTGAGACGGATGTGAAGGCCGCGGGGCGCCACGGGCGCGGGGTGGCGACGGAGCCGGAAGGGGGGTGAGCGACGATGCGGGCGATCACGGGTCTGTGGCGCTGGCGGCACAATCCGCTGCGCCGCCGGACCGATGTGGCCGAGGGCTGGATCGCCCTGCTGGCGCTGCTGCTGATCGTCGTCGCCGCGCCCACGGCCGGCTCCGTGGTCGGCGGCCTCGCCCAGGAGTCCCTCCAGGAGTCCGTACGGCAGCAGCGCGCGTCGCGGCACCAGGTGTGGGCGACCGTGGTCCGCAAGCTCGACGGGACACGGCTCGACGCCGACCCCGAGACCACCACGGGACGCGGTATACGGGCCCGCGTCCTGGCCGACTGGACCACCGCGGACGGCACCGCGCGCCGGGGCGCGGTCACGGTCGACCTGCTCAGTCCCGACCCGGGCACGCGTTTCCCGCTGTGGATCGACCGCCGGGGCCGGGCCGTGGCCCCGCCGCTGGACTCGGCGACGGCGTCGACGCACGCCGTGATCGCCGGGTTCGGCGCCGCGCTGCTCGCGATCGCCCTGATAGAGGCCGCCAGACGGCTGATCGTCTGGCGTATGGTCCGCCGCCGGTACCTGAGTTGGGACCGGGCCTGGGACAAGGCGGGCCCCGACTGGGGCCGTACCGGCGCCGGCAGCTGACGGCCTTCCGGCTCCGGTCAACCCACCGTCCGCGCGCACGCTACGGTGGACCGGCCGAAGTCTTCGGCTGGGAGACCCGCGTACTACGAGGTGGGGGCACGTCAACACCATGGCACAGGGCACGGTCCAGGTGACGCACACCGGCACTTCGCGGTGGCGGCGCCGCACGGGTGAGTACGCGTCGCTCGCCGCCGCCCTGGAGGCCGCGGCGGACGGTGACGTCCTCACCGTCGCCCCCGGCACCTACCGGGAGAACCTCGTGGTACAGCGGGCGGTGACCCTGCGCGGCCCCGAGGGCTCCCCCGGCTCGGTGCGGATCGCGCCGCTGGACGGTGTGCCGTTGACCGTGCGCGCCTCGGCGGTGGTCCTCGACCTCCA containing:
- a CDS encoding MOSC domain-containing protein; the encoded protein is MGHPQLQSIHVHPVKAFRSIELREAVVEPWGLAGDRRWALIDAGAKVVTQRRHPRLTRAAAELLPGGGVRLSAPGMEPLTVAVPRASDTVPTDVFGDKVETVPADGDAAHTWCSTYLGAPMRLVHLDSPATRRPVDPEYAQPGETVSLADGYPLLLTTTASLDALNSLVARGEHAAEGPLPMNRFRPNVVVSGTDAWAEDDWSRVAIGDVTFRVAKVCGRCTVTTTDQRTGERGKEPLHTLARHRRMRGKLVFGQNLVPLGPGTIRTGDPVRVLG
- a CDS encoding Rv1733c family protein, yielding MRAITGLWRWRHNPLRRRTDVAEGWIALLALLLIVVAAPTAGSVVGGLAQESLQESVRQQRASRHQVWATVVRKLDGTRLDADPETTTGRGIRARVLADWTTADGTARRGAVTVDLLSPDPGTRFPLWIDRRGRAVAPPLDSATASTHAVIAGFGAALLAIALIEAARRLIVWRMVRRRYLSWDRAWDKAGPDWGRTGAGS
- a CDS encoding DUF6643 family protein — encoded protein: MTSPRSTYGGGYYSAAFPDTPIYDSLVAERGTPQIAPIRVPAAYDSPGSHLPALPSALPALPAAPSQPSYGYPQAPQPAPLQQAPAAYIPQQAAPRGYPGPQAPQQPRPVAPGGMGYEAMRPAAPRPAPQQYQDPYNNQQQYRGY